A section of the Amblyomma americanum isolate KBUSLIRL-KWMA chromosome 2, ASM5285725v1, whole genome shotgun sequence genome encodes:
- the LOC144120922 gene encoding uncharacterized protein LOC144120922, which produces MELHVDGDLQVIPRVGPLGTNLTARSQAPAFPSSILLDESSGTLRFVPSSDADAAASASDPGGHDDQSSSFNYISLEVHYVLLLIIMVSSVAINGLVFVLFYQRPSVRMTSNKFVLNMAIVHLLQTFIVLPFVFVSVMFQGWIFGDVWCKIHGTVSVCLTMANVFSILLIAVDRNCAVNSPLHYSMTITKKRTSGLIVSTWAFAVIVSLPPLVGVSDIQFQESWAMCTVTWYDTNLLTIAYSCVLCVVGFLLPFVRITWIYASMFRAARRNSARARLHNINTSSSEMSPPSSAGPEGGGHPPLYLHRRVAWSKRTSSLSQASSLFGDEWKAVRTGVLVVVSFTACFLPFFSMTLVEPHARTRNTALRNLPAIAMLFLYCSSLISPYLYVIRNKAMRKHVRKMFTCLKRKPSFFSPRGYHYSHQSPPQERKCSDDLRVPGSTVSLRSGGSVDYQRPLVTHSLYQNKSGDWKIVSVTTDPRRSPTRRSSLIMQQPLCVDDMAQQQHHQLQQQQSYYQHKCGPGLRGAAIRNGFYRRASLDSSKILCARFPSALERDPDITSVKSTAASGGDRSMSFRIRGRFANREESTETCDTSCHSSYGQEDWGRHFIDSSQHRRASNARRESQSSVSALVGAVEIYQASPAAASIAQIHHYGSMSCASPASSTSGYPCRPMLKRGRSFAFDEHEMSVAFPPQRISQSGGLRKSHFAVARNSPKHGSSDTTTTTLESLTSTESQDLPIITSPHSMSPTSTAAYHYPPAHMMHQPHHHQHSTPHSCTSTPLPVSIIAQQQQHTQLPHECQDRRDSGFEDTMLGKCDICDTIVNESGSIKAVKFIEHV; this is translated from the coding sequence ATGGAGCTGCACGTTGACGGAGACCTGCAGGTGATCCCACGTGTAGGACCACTCGGCACCAACCTCACTGCCCGGAGCCAAGCTCCTGCCTTCCCTAGCTCCATTCTCCTGGACGAATCATCAGGCACCTTACGCTTCGTGCCCTCCTCtgatgccgatgctgctgcttcggcctccGATCCTGGTGGACATGACGACCAGTCCTCCTCTTTCAACTACATCTCACTCGAAGTGCACTACGTCCTCTTGCTCATCATCATGGTATCGAGTGTTGCCATCAACGGTCTTGTGTTCGTGCTCTTCTACCAGAGGCCATCTGTGCGCATGACGTCCAACAAGTTTGTCCTCAACATGGCCATCGTGCACCTCCTTCAGACATTCATCGTGCTCCCGTTCGTATTCGTGTCCGTCATGTTCCAGGGATGGATATTCGGCGACGTGTGGTGCAAAATACACGGCACCGTGTCCGTGTGCCTTACCATGGCAAACGTCTTCTCCATCCTGCTTATAGCCGTGGATCGAAACTGTGCCGTCAACAGCCCGCTGCACTACTCCATGACCATtacgaagaagcggacgagtggCCTCATCGTGTCCACCTGGGCATTCGCTGTCATCGTCTCGTTGCCGCCGCTGGTTGGCGTGTCGGACATCCAGTTCCAGGAGAGCTGGGCAATGTGCACTGTCACGTGGTACGACACCAACCTACTCACCATTGCCTACTCTTGTGTCCTGTGTGTGGTGGGCTTCCTTCTGCCCTTCGTCCGGATAACTTGGATATACGCGTCCATGTTCCGGGCAGCCCGCAGGAACAGTGCCCGTGCCCGCCTTCACAACATCAACACCAGCAGCAGTGAGATGAGCCCGCCCTCGTCGGCTGGACCAGAAGGCGGGGGACACCCGCCTCTCTACTTGCACCGGAGAGTGGCTTGGTCTAAACGGACATCTTCGCTTAGTCAAGCGTCTTCGCTCTTTGGGGACGAGTGGAAGGCCGTGCGGACGGGCGTCTTGGTCGTGGTGTCCTTCACCGCCTGCTTCCTTCCGTTCTTTTCCATGACTCTCGTGGAGCCCCATGCGCGGACGCGCAACACTGCGCTGCGCAACCTTCCGGCCATCGCGATGTTATTCCTTTACTGTTCTTCGCTTATCAGTCCTTATCTTTATGTAATCAGGAACAAGGCAATGCGCAAGCATGTTCGCAAGATGTTCACCTGCCTGAAGCGTAAACCCAGCTTCTTCTCTCCGCGCGGCTACCATTATAGTCACCAGAGCCCACCTCAGGAGCGCAAGTGCTCCGACGACTTGAGAGTGCCTGGAAGCACCGTTTCCTTGCGCTCCGGTGGCAGCGTCGACTACCAGCGGCCTCTGGTGACGCACTCCCTGTACCAAAATAAGTCGGGTGACTGGAAGATCGTTAGCGTCACAACGGATCCAAGGCGGTCCCCTACCCGACGGTCATCTCTAATCATGCAACAGCCACTGTGCGTGGATGATAtggcgcagcagcagcatcatcagctgcagcagcaacagtCATACTACCAGCATAAATGTGGACCAGGCCTGCGTGGCGCCGCTATCAGGAACGGCTTCTACAGAAGGGCGTCCCTGGATAGCTCGAAGATTTTGTGCGCGCGGTTCCCGAGCGCACTCGAGCGGGACCCCGACATCACATCGGTGAAGTCGACCGCTGCATCTGGTGGTGACCGCAGCATGTCGTTTCGCATTCGCGGCCGCTTCGCAAACAGAGAGGAGTCGACGGAGACGTGCGACACGTCGTGCCACAGCAGCTATGGCCAGGAAGATTGGGGCCGTCATTTCATCGACTCGTCGCAACATCGGCGGGCTAGCAACGCTAGGCGCGAGTCGCAGAGTAGCGTGTCGGCCTTGGTCGGAGCCGTCGAAATCTACCAGGCTTCACCGGCAGCAGCCAGCATTGCTCAGATACACCACTACGGCAGCATGTCCTGCGCTTCTCCGGCCTCATCTACAAGCGGGTACCCGTGCCGACCTATGCTGAAGCGCGGCCGATCGTTTGCCTTTGACGAGCACGAGATGAGCGTGGCCTTTCCTCCGCAAAGGATTTCTCAGTCCGGAGGGCTCAGGAAGTCCCACTTTGCCGTGGCAAGGAACTCGCCCAAGCATGGCTCCAGCGATACCACAACGACCACGCTGGAGTCGCTAACGTCGACCGAGTCACAAGACCTGCCCATCATCACATCCCCGCACTCAATGTCACCCACGTCGACGGCAGCGTACCACTATCCGCCCGCACACATGATGCACCAGCCACACCATCACCAGCATTCGACGCCGCACAGTTGCACTTCCACACCCCTGCCTGTCAGCATTATCgctcagcaacagcagcacactCAGTTGCCTCACGAGTGTCAGGATCGAAGGGACTCTGGCTTTGAGGACACTATGCTGGGGAAGTGTGACATCTGCGACACAATTGTGAACGAAAGTGGTTCCATCAAGGCTGTGAAGTTTATAGAGCACGTGTAA